A genomic region of Megalobrama amblycephala isolate DHTTF-2021 linkage group LG6, ASM1881202v1, whole genome shotgun sequence contains the following coding sequences:
- the LOC125270837 gene encoding SLAM family member 5-like: MKKMFLKLVLLCLWRLDGVFGEERRVFEGDSVTLDSHTEMKHDDVIRWRFRKTSIAYIDKRANRFTVRDDFLDGIFRDRLKLDNQTGFLTITNIITEHAGVYELWNANTYSRRSYIRLIVYARLPVPVISSNSSQCSSSSSSCSLVCSVVNVSHVTLSWYKGNSLLSSISASDLSISLSLPLEVEYQDKNTYSCVLNNPISHQTQHLHITHLCHTCSGSA; this comes from the exons gagTGTTTGGTGAAGAGAGGAGAGTGTttgagggagattcagtcactcttgACTCTCATACTGAAATGAAGCATGATGATGTGATTCGGTGGAGGTTTAGAAAAACTTCAATAGCTTACATCGATAAACGGGCCAACAGATTCACTGTACGTGATGATTTTCTTGATGGGatattcagagacagactgaagctggacaatcaaactggatttctgaccatcacaaacatcataACTGAACACGCTGGAGTTTATGAACTATGGAATGCAAACACTTACAGCAGGCGTTCTTATATTCGTCTCATTGTCTACG ctcgtctgcctgttcctgtcatcagcagtaactcttctcaatgttcttcatcatcatcatcatgttcattggtgtgttcagtggtgaatgtgagtcatgtgactctctcctggtacaaaggaaacagtttattgtccagcatcagtgcgtctgatctcagcatcagtctctctctacctctggaggtggaatatcaggataaaaacacctacagctgtgtgctgaacaatcccatcagccaccagactcaacatctgcacatcactcacctctgtcacacatgttcaG GAAGTGCTTAA